TGAAAACTGTGTTGGAGCATTGGAGCCCTGGTATCAACTGTCCCACCACTAGTAATCATAgagttttatatgaaatatcaaGGTATTACTGTggtacactactattcaaaagtttggggtcagtaagacttgtaataatctttaaagtagtctcttcaaggctgcatttatttgattaaaaatatagaaaaaaaacagtaatattgcaaaatgtttttacaatataaaataatgttttttttattttaacatactttaaaatagaatttattcctgtgatgaaaagctgaatttttatcagctgttactccagtcttaagtgtcacatgatccttcagaaatcattctaatatgaggatttattattagaatgatcagtgctggataatatcaacagttgtgctgccaaatattttttggaacctgtaatttttttttttcaggattttttcatgaataacaagtttaaaaagtacagtgtttattcaaaatataaatattttataacaatgtaaattatttattattaacttttaataaacttttaattattaacttaatacatccttggtgaataaaagtattaatttctttaaaaaaaaaagaaacaataaaaatgtagatgGTTTGATAAAATTAGATGGTAATATGACTGATGCAACAATTTACTAAGgttactagtttttttttttttttttacttttcatggGGAGTTGGAAGAAAAAATGGCATGAATGTTTATGAAAAGTTAAATTAACCATCATTAAGGCATGGGCCAAAAAAATGGATAGAGTTTTTCAGTGAAAGACTGACCAGTGTAAGAGTAGATATGAGAGCTGGACTCCACATCATAAAAGGAGACCAGACCCTCCTCATAATCCACAAACACACCGACCCGCTGCGGATTCACtctcagagacagagagacagaaggaTCAGAGAGAGCCGCATATTCATTTCCATTCCTCAGCCACACAGTCCAGTATCCATCACTGGGAATCAGTGTAATCTCTCCCTTCTTTTTAATGGATTCTCTGGCCACTCCTAAAGTCCATTTAGCCCTTCTCTTCAACTGCACCTCAAAATAAAATCTCCCTGAGGAGAATCCCTCCTTTCccaaaatatttacacattcatCAAATCTGTTTGTGTTGCCTGAGAGTTTCTGTCTAATGTCTCCACATCTCACTTGTTTTCCATCATTCAACAGGATGAGATTGGGATGAGCTGTATCAGTATTCAGAATTACAtccactgagaaaaaaaagaatatcaaTCACAACTTCACAATAAATAGATTTTGtgattatgatgtttttaatatttaatccgGTGTTTAATTCATGCagtgcagtaatgatgctgtgaGTGTATGAATATAAACTAGTGTAGTACAGACAGCACACTGTACCTGCATACTGCTGCATCCACTTCAGCTCTGTAGAGACTAATGACAATAAATCATCAGCAGATCTTAAggttatatttaaagaattgtGTATATCATGTTTCTGTCTGATCAGTGTTTGTACTGACATACCAGTTTGTGTGAGTTTCTCATCTATAGTGTTCTTCAGTTGAGTCAGAGCTCTTCTCAGAGTCTCCAGACTCTCATGAGTCTTCACACTGATCTCAGACCAGTTCCTGGtgtttgtagggctgcacagCGATGAGTAAATCTACAGCAGGAGAGAGGAGAAATCCTTCATCATGGGGAGTGTTATGGTGTCATATACTGCATTATGATTGATCAGAGAGATCATGTTGACTGACCTGTAGGAGGTGGAGGTGATCTTCagtgtgtgaaagctgctccagctcagtgTTTCTCATCTTTAGCTCAGTGATCTCCTGCTCCAGCTCTTCAATCAGCTCTTCCTCCTGTTTCTCTGCTGTTTTCTGCTGCTCTTCCATCATCTCCAGCAGTTCAGTATAAAATCTCTGTTGCAAGAATGAGTGTTACTGGTGCTTATACATCAGTGTCTGTAGGGGTTTCAAAATCCATCGACAGAAATATAAACTTCATCATGCACAGATCTGCGCTAAATGATTCCTCAAATAATGTGTCTTGTTGAGGAGAGAGGCCATCAGAAAATGTGTCAATATTTAGACCAGTCATGATTAAGagcatgatatttattttatacaacaatttattaaaaggaaGTTCCCTTTCAGTCAGTCACGTTACATCTATATTAATGTTACAGGCCTCACTTGGGAgtcccaatcacctctgagcatTGGAATAAACGGACAATGACtattggcgagtggaatttgcatgccaaacCACTCCCTTCACAAACGGGTTTATAAAATGGCAAATCTCATTCAGATTTTCTCTTTGTAGCCGATTgctttttttactcagaaaataACTACAAGAAAAACTGCAAGAACGACAGTCTGCAGGAACATCTTGTCTGTCTTTAGACGGCACATTCAGTGGTGCAGTCGCCACGTGCGGTAGTTTCCTTACCTCCGATGATGGGCATGATCACTGTCTCGCGCGTCTGGGCTGTAAGGACACTGAGACTGCTTTCGTTCCCACATTGCGAGCACATATCCATTGCTGCGCTAGGTCTTGGCTTTCATTTATTATGAGGCTCCCCTTGGATTCTACCCAATCCAGTTCCTCTGGTAGTAAAGACCTCGGGGTTGCATTGGTTAGAGACAAGGGTGACCTGAGGATGTCGGGAATGTTCCACCATGTTAGCCCCCATGGAAGTCCTGCTCCTCACAGTGTAGCGCAGGAATACGCAACGTCTGTTCTTGAGTGCCGATgatctgcagagtttagctccaaccctaaacaAACTCACCtgacaagctaatcaagg
The sequence above is drawn from the Labeo rohita strain BAU-BD-2019 unplaced genomic scaffold, IGBB_LRoh.1.0 scaffold_498, whole genome shotgun sequence genome and encodes:
- the LOC127160932 gene encoding E3 ubiquitin-protein ligase TRIM39, with amino-acid sequence MWERKQSQCPYSPDARDSDHAHHRREWFGMQIPLANSHCPFIPMLRGDWDSQRFYTELLEMMEEQQKTAEKQEEELIEELEQEITELKMRNTELEQLSHTEDHLHLLQIYSSLCSPTNTRNWSEISVKTHESLETLRRALTQLKNTIDEKLTQTVSTELKWMQQYAVDVILNTDTAHPNLILLNDGKQVRCGDIRQKLSGNTNRFDECVNILGKEGFSSGRFYFEVQLKRRAKWTLGVARESIKKKGEITLIPSDGYWTVWLRNGNEYAALSDPSVSLSLRVNPQRVGVFVDYEEGLVSFYDVESSSHIYSYTGQSFTEKLYPFFWPMP